The following proteins are encoded in a genomic region of Desulfovibrio sp.:
- a CDS encoding ABC transporter substrate-binding protein, translating into MQIRHTFLFWAALMLAAFLPCTEACAADATLPAASGDARSVYCPTPPSAFTLYAFAPELLAAWNTPLRDYEKKFIPPQYHDLPILGGWYGQGFIPDREMLLASGIKKAFYLSMSMHDHLPIEQTLTSLGMQVSSAPGGSMKDMAACFLTMGRLYNREQRGQSLAAYADATLNRVAAAMKNLPAERRTRVYVALEANGLASVCKDSERSEVLEAAGADSVHMCPPGTENAQLKVTFEQVMAYNPDVVLVFHPNLMRRIRTDPQWSALPAVQAGRVYFIPRGPFSWIERPATYMRLMGVQWLANLLHPDLYAVDIKAESRRFMKLFFNLDMNDAQISELFEPYGTF; encoded by the coding sequence ATGCAGATCCGCCATACATTTCTGTTTTGGGCAGCGCTTATGCTTGCGGCCTTTTTGCCTTGCACTGAAGCATGCGCGGCAGATGCCACGCTGCCTGCCGCCAGCGGCGATGCCAGAAGCGTCTATTGCCCCACGCCGCCCTCGGCCTTCACGCTCTATGCCTTTGCTCCGGAGCTGCTTGCAGCCTGGAACACCCCTCTGCGGGATTATGAAAAAAAATTTATTCCCCCCCAGTATCACGATCTGCCCATCTTGGGCGGCTGGTACGGGCAGGGATTTATTCCTGACAGGGAAATGCTGCTGGCAAGCGGCATCAAAAAGGCCTTTTACCTTTCCATGAGCATGCACGACCATTTGCCCATAGAGCAGACCCTGACCAGCCTTGGCATGCAGGTATCCAGCGCTCCGGGCGGCAGCATGAAGGATATGGCGGCCTGTTTTTTGACAATGGGGCGGCTGTATAATCGCGAACAGCGCGGGCAGAGCCTTGCGGCCTATGCTGACGCAACGCTGAACCGGGTGGCGGCAGCCATGAAAAATCTGCCAGCAGAGCGGCGCACGCGCGTGTATGTGGCGCTGGAAGCCAACGGGCTTGCCTCGGTCTGTAAGGATTCCGAGCGTTCGGAGGTGCTTGAAGCCGCAGGCGCGGACAGTGTGCACATGTGCCCGCCAGGCACGGAAAACGCCCAGCTCAAGGTCACGTTTGAACAGGTCATGGCCTACAATCCGGATGTGGTGCTGGTATTCCACCCCAATCTTATGCGCCGCATACGTACGGACCCCCAATGGTCGGCCTTGCCTGCGGTGCAGGCGGGCAGGGTGTATTTTATCCCGCGCGGCCCCTTCAGCTGGATAGAGCGCCCCGCAACCTACATGCGGCTCATGGGCGTGCAATGGCTGGCAAATCTGTTGCATCCCGATCTGTACGCCGTGGACATCAAGGCTGAGAGCCGCCGATTCATGAAACTGTTTTTTAATCTGGATATGAACGATGCGCAGATAAGCGAGCTTTTTGAACCTTATGGCACGTTCTGA